A part of Methanohalobium evestigatum Z-7303 genomic DNA contains:
- a CDS encoding RNA-binding protein — MIHYITLRATSHATEEKSRVKTSLDLFLLNSASNANTDEIVEVLDVEGHYGNLISLCSAELTRKSECKRLVEFIKENLSSQDLATVYKEIPDRLDDEQVFHLRFNKQEAYLGRLLLSTSSDAIIIKIKIATYPKNWEQAKKNVEDLFG, encoded by the coding sequence TTGATACATTATATAACACTGCGTGCAACATCACACGCAACAGAAGAAAAATCCAGAGTAAAAACCTCTCTGGATTTATTTTTGTTGAATTCTGCAAGTAATGCCAATACAGATGAGATTGTTGAAGTATTGGATGTTGAAGGTCATTATGGGAATCTTATATCTCTTTGCAGTGCTGAATTAACCCGTAAATCCGAATGCAAAAGATTGGTTGAATTTATAAAGGAAAACCTGAGCTCGCAGGATTTAGCTACTGTTTATAAAGAGATACCTGACCGCCTTGATGATGAACAAGTTTTCCATCTCAGATTCAATAAACAGGAAGCATACCTTGGTAGGTTGCTACTGTCAACATCATCTGATGCTATTATAATTAAAATAAAGATTGCAACCTACCCTAAAAATTGGGAACAGGCAAAAAAGAATGTGGAGGACTTGTTTGGGTAA
- a CDS encoding 50S ribosomal protein L15e has product MSKPFYNYIREAWRKPEETYVNNLRWQRLQEWRRQGSITKINRPTRLDRARTLGYKAKQGIIVVRAKVRRGGMRKSRYNAGRRTKRMGKNKITTGKSIQRIAEERAYRKYPNMEVLNSYWVAEDGKSKWYEIILVDPNHPVIKSDKDLNWVCSNKQKGRAHRGKTSASRKGRGIRKSGKGTEKTK; this is encoded by the coding sequence TTGTCAAAACCGTTTTATAACTATATAAGAGAAGCATGGAGAAAACCTGAAGAGACCTACGTAAATAACCTTAGATGGCAACGTTTGCAGGAATGGAGAAGACAGGGTTCAATTACAAAAATAAACCGCCCTACCCGCCTTGATCGTGCACGTACACTTGGATACAAGGCAAAACAGGGTATAATTGTAGTACGTGCAAAGGTACGGCGTGGAGGCATGAGAAAATCCAGATACAATGCTGGACGGCGTACCAAGCGAATGGGCAAAAACAAAATAACAACTGGTAAAAGCATCCAGAGGATTGCTGAAGAACGTGCATACCGCAAATACCCCAACATGGAAGTTTTGAATTCTTACTGGGTGGCTGAAGATGGAAAATCCAAATGGTATGAAATTATTCTTGTTGACCCGAACCATCCGGTAATAAAAAGCGATAAAGACCTTAACTGGGTTTGTTCCAACAAGCAAAAAGGACGAGCTCACCGCGGAAAAACCAGTGCCTCAAGAAAAGGTAGAGGCATAAGAAAAAGCGGTAAAGGTACAGAAAAAACCAAATAA